The Astatotilapia calliptera chromosome 19, fAstCal1.2, whole genome shotgun sequence DNA segment CTCCAAACACCACATGTTTGCCATCCAACCAGTCCGTTTTGTCAGTGGTGAGGAAGAACTGAGAGCCGTTTGTGTTTGACCCAGAGTTCGCCATGGAGAGTTGCCCTGTGTGCATAGGAGACAACAGTTAGTCAGTCAGCCCTGCCTGAGTCTAGTTCTGCTCGAGGTTGCTTCCTATTAAAAAGTAGTTATTCCTTTCCACTTTCATCAGGTGCTGCACATAGGGGATCATCAGATTTTGGGGGTTTAGATCAAATACCGTAGACCATAAACGATCTGCTTTAGTGAATTGGCAGCATTTCAATAAAACTAGCTTCAACTCtttccatccattcgcttccgcttgtcctttttcagggtcacgggagcctatcccagctgtcgcagggctaacacacagggacagacaaccattcgcactcacattcacacctttgGGCAATttaaattaatcaattaacctatccccaataagtgcatgtctttggtgggaggaagcctgagtacccagagagaacccacgcaaacacggggagaacatacaaactccacacagaaagcccccggcctgatggtggaattgaactcaggaccttcttgctgtgcggcaacagtgctaaccaccatgccacccaCCACATTCAACTGAATGTGGAAAATATGTTGTTACAATATGTCTGCACAAAGTCTGCGATAACATTACCAGTATTGCAATGATAAAACGTGTGTATTAGCTATACAGGCCTATTGTTCTTCTTTATCAGGTCCAGTCTGCTCGCATAAGCACCAAACGCTGAATAGCCTCGATCCACTCAATCAACAAAAGTAAAAGAATTCAAACATGCTTTTACTGAGGTCAAAAATCTGAGGGTAAATACATGCCACGAGTAAATAAAATAGCTTTTCTTATTCACTGTGGATTTTGCAATGTTCGTTCTGCACGTTCATATAACAATGATGAAGAAATTATGATTTATCAGTCATCTCTATGTCATGAGTCTAAAATCATGCCTTCTGTGCAGAACCTGCCTACATATAGCAGTGCTGATAACCCAAACAAAAACCTAGAGCACCATGATAGCTGGGTAACGTTCTTTGTGTTATGACAGGGAATGCGCACGTTAACACGCTAATAAAAATATAAGACTCTTGAAGTTACATTTTTAGCATCTCAGCAGGTAACAAAAAGTTATAGATTAGAAGTGGCACTACGAATATTACAGTAACACACTTGCCAGGTTTCAAGTGATCACAGATCGAGTTTGTCACTGAGATGAGTCTTCCATGTAGGATTTGTTACTGCAAACTGTGAGCTATTCCAGTATTTACTTTCCTTTAGTCAGTTTGTTGAGTGGGTTGTGCCTACATAGTTAATCATGTAGCCTGCAAACTACTTTAAAAAGAACTCAATTTCATCTATAAcgctaattttaaaaaagcctttGCGTCAGTAAAGTTCAAAAAATCCACCAGTAAGGTTCATTCTTCGTTAAGGCATTACTGTAGTTTTCAGGCTAATAATCCTGAAGTGCCAGAATTACACTTAGTGCCATTTATGTTAAATAGTAATTGACAGTAGTGTTAGTTTAAATAAGTGTTAATTAAAAGTCAGATAAAAAGATTATTATAGCAGCTCTTAGTTACGATGGTATGAGAAAAGTGGTGAGAAAAGTAAGTTTGTCATGAAAAATCCCACTTGTTTGACTCGTGTGAATGCGATTGGAGGATGGACTGATCTGTTACACTCGCTAACCTGTGACTGAATTCTTGACACAAGTCTGTCAGCGAGTTatttgtgtttcctcacttgaTTTACGAGTTTTCAGCTACATATGCAAAGAATTCCAAATGTCAGCAACAGCTCTTCAGTCATGCCACGTTGCTTTTCAACGCTTTAGCAATCACAGGTTTGAAACAAAAATGCTGGCGTGTCCAATCTGGTCGTAGGAACAGGAAGTACGAGCCAACACACCTTTGTCTTTTGTTGCGCTTCTGACGTAAATCACAAAAGAAATGATTCACACTGAAAGACCCATTTTTCCAGTGTTAACAAATCTGGAGACTCTCACCGGATGCTCCTAATTTTATTCTTGGTGATTTTAACAATTGTAATCTTAAGAAATCACTGAACAATTTCTTTCAATATGTCACTTGTCCTACAAGGAATAACAAAACACTGGATTTGTGTTATGGACCAATTAAGGGGGCATATAAGTCTGTGGCCGGACCTGCGCTAGGTTCTTCGGATCACAATGTTATTCATCTCCTCCCTGCTTACAGATCTGTGATTAGGAGGGAGAAGGCCTGTGTGAAGTGGACTAATGTCTGAACAAAAGACAGTTGTGTTGCCCTTCAGGGGTGTTTTGATTGCACTGACTGGTCCTTGTTTCAAGAGAGCACTTCTGATTTGGATGAACTCACCGATGTGGTGTGTAGCTACATCTCTTTTTGCAAAGACTCTGTGgttccagtcagagaatttaAGACTTtccctaataacaaaccgtggcTCTCTAAAGATATTAAGGATCTGATTCTTAAAAGGAAAATTGCTTTCAACGAGGGAGACGTTCCCACTATGAGAATATTAAGGAAGGAGGTGAGGGCTGCAATAAAGATTGCCAAGATGAGGTATAGAAATAAGATTGAGGCAGAACTCAGCAGTAACAACCTCAAAAGAGCTTGGCTTGGTATGAAAACAATGGCAGGGCTACACACGAAAGGTAAAAGTAATATTACCTTAGAGGGGTTTACCTCTGACAAACATCTGGCAGACAGTCTTAACAGTTTTTACCTTCGTTTTGAGAACTTTGACTGTTCTAGGCAGACCAGCACACTGAGGGAAAAGACTATCACTCCCCCATCAATTTGTATTGATGAGAGGGGGGTAGCTAATCTTTTTAGAAACACTAAAAGCAAGAGTCCTGGACCTGACAACATCTGTGGACAGGTACTGAGAACTTGTGCTGATCAGCTGAGTGGGATTTTTCACCATATCTTCTCACTTTCTTCAGAGCTACAGACAGTACCTAAGATTTGGAAACAtgccatcattgttcctgttgcTAAGGGCAGTTCTCCTAAGGCACTGAATGATTTTAAGCCTGTGGCTCTGACTTCTTTAgtgatgaagtcatttgagaAGATAATTAAGAAGGAGATTTTAATGCAGGTTGAACACCATCTTGACCCCTTCCAGTTCGCCTATAGAGCAGGGAGAGGTGTGGAGGATGCTGTTGTCACACTCCTGCATCTCTTGTATAAGCATCTTGAGGCCCCCCACACCCATGCAAGATTATTATTTGCTGACTTTTCATCAGCATTTAATACAATTCAACCCTTCTTACTTGCTGACAGGCTTTACAATCATTTCAAGCTTGACACTAGTCTGGTCGGCTGGGTGACAGACTTTCTGACTAATAGGTCACAATGTGTGAGGGTAAATCATGTATTTTCTGATGTGCTCTCCTCCTCTACTGGATCACCCCAGGGTTGCTGCCTCTCTCCCCTACTGTTCATTCTGTACACGAATGAGTGTCGCAGCAATTTCACGAACAGACATAtcctgaagtttgctgacgacacagtgatcGTCAGTCTTCTAGTGGGGGACGAGTCAGGCCATGGACAGGTTGTAGATGATTTTGTGAATTGGTGTGATGAGTCCTTCCTGTCACTTAATatgtcaaaaactaaagacatgattattgattttaggaagtcctctTATAGCTCATCACCCACTATCATTAAAACTGCCGTTATTGGGATCGTTGAGAGTTATAAATATCTAGGTGTGGTACTTgaccataaactgtgttttgaatctcatgctgatgccactactaaaaaagttcaacaaagactgttctttttaaggaaaatgagatcttttaatgtctcatccgagatgttgtctttgttttatagaagttttaTCAAATCTGTGATGTCTTTTTGTATCGCTGCCTGGTTTGGTAACCTGACGGTGAAGAATAAGAATCGGTTGGGACTTCTGGTAAAAACTGCTAGCAAAATTTCAGGGCGCTGGCAAGATGGACTTTTGGCCATTTACAATAGAAATGTGCTTAGAAAGGctcattctattattaattgtttGAACCAACcacttcacagtgagtttgaGTTGTTGCTTTCCGGCCGTCGTTTTAGAGTACCTCCGAGGAGGACTAAAGGACTCCAGGTCTCTTTTATCCCCACTGCATCTTCTCTCCTCAATGGCAAATAACTGTCCTTGGACTTTCTATCactattattgtcattattattttatagtattgttctgtttatttatatcCTGCTCctaaactaatttccccttgtgggacaataaagaaattgaattgaattgaatcagctAAAAACCAGGAGCCTTGTTGACATGCTTCACTGCACCTTCTCAGAACAGTATAAACGACTGCTCACCTGGAGCTGTGTGTTTAAGGACAAAGTTTTCATCATCAAACTTCCGGCCATAGATGGACTTCCCGCCGGTGCCGTTGTGGTTGGTGAAGTCGCCTCCTTGGCACATAAACTGAGGGATGATGCGGTGGAAGCTGCTGCCCTTGTAGCCGAAGCCCTTTTCGTGAGTGCACAAGCAGCGGAAGTTCTCTAAAATTAAAGAGAAGAGTTGTTCTAACAGATAACACAGGTTTCTTTCTACACACATGGAGACCAGttcaaaaaaaagaggaaaaatttGGGATTTGTagcatatacacatacacacctgcTGTCATGGGAACAATGTCAGCCCGGAGCAGGAAGCGCAGTCTCCCTGCTGGCTTGTTGCCGATCTTTATGTCCATGTAGACCTGAGGATTTACTCTGCCCTTTTTAGCCGGAGGCTCACCCTGCAAGAACAAATTACCGCCTCACATCTTAACAGATTTATAAAGGGAAGACCTCACAGAGACACAGATTAGAAGTGAAATCCTCTCACCTCCTGAGCTGTAGTTTGGGGTGTTTCTCCAgctgctgcctctgcctcagcttCTTCAACGGTCTTCCCAGAAAACTTTTTCAACCAGTCATCATCCGACCACACTGCAGGAAAGGAAGACTTAAAGTTTGAACcgctattgttttttttaaagagacaaacaaaatgtatgaaatgtttGTTATTCACCTGGTCGAGAAGAACCTTCTTTGATTCTCATGGGTTTGGCAATATTGACGCGGACAGtccttccaaaaagttcagaCTCATTCTAgagggataaaaaaaacattt contains these protein-coding regions:
- the ppie gene encoding peptidyl-prolyl cis-trans isomerase E; protein product: MAANKRVLYVGGLAEEVDEKVLHAAFIPFGDIIDIQIPLDYETEKHRGFAFIEFELAEDAAAAIDNMNESELFGRTVRVNIAKPMRIKEGSSRPVWSDDDWLKKFSGKTVEEAEAEAAAGETPQTTAQEGEPPAKKGRVNPQVYMDIKIGNKPAGRLRFLLRADIVPMTAENFRCLCTHEKGFGYKGSSFHRIIPQFMCQGGDFTNHNGTGGKSIYGRKFDDENFVLKHTAPGQLSMANSGSNTNGSQFFLTTDKTDWLDGKHVVFGELVEGMDVLRAMEAQGTKDGKPKQKVIISDCGEYV